In the Ipomoea triloba cultivar NCNSP0323 chromosome 6, ASM357664v1 genome, one interval contains:
- the LOC116021844 gene encoding protein root UVB sensitive 1, chloroplastic: protein MGCVSPPFSLHRYPTPANPTSAAAEYVAATFFPANLNRFHWPRKPFLPTSSVQSVFRSFPSSLSSRSPNLLRPFAAAANHNGDNNNNGGGRNDGGGGGDWWDDFFNFDEKHLFLLPFSCMFTNENNTFASVTSCKPLLLLLVSVSSSVTCGLLLASLVQAKTNGEENDTETLYEIRGGKRVELVADHFKDEFIVPRTVCFWSPRGSDSKPSSFRDFTVDLWMQCRNLAMSLMLPEGFPESVTSDYLEYSLWRAVQGVAAQISGVLATQALLYAVGLGKGAIPTAAAVNWVLKDGIGYLSKILLSNYGRHFDVHPKGWRLFADLLENAAYGLEILTPAFPHLFVHIGAVAGAGRSAAALIQAATRSCFYAGFAAQRNFAEVIAKGEAQGMVSKGIGIMLGIALANYTSSSTPLALASFGVITWIHMFCNLKSYQSIQLRTLNPYRASLLFSEYLLSGLVPSVKEVNNAEPLFPVFPALCLKPAYEAQAEDLSREAKNAAAHIVDRLQLGSRLSDIVKSREDALALLDLYKNEGYILAEHEGRFCVVLKENSSPQDMLKSMFHVNYLYWLEKNAGILSSGVCSDCRPEGRLQMSLEYVEREFCHVKNDSEIVGWMADSLIARPLPNRIRPGYPIASPVMAG from the exons ATGGGCTGCGTTTCCCCTCCCTTTTCGCTCCACCGTTATCCCACACCGGCAAATCccacctccgccgccgccgaatACGTTGCCGCAACTTTCTTTCCCGCCAATTTGAACCGTTTCCACTGGCCGCGAAAACCGTTTCTTCCTACATCTTCTGTTCAATCAGTATTCCGGTCGTTTCCCTCGTCCCTCTCAAGCCGCAGTCCCAATCTTCTCCGACCtttcgccgccgccgccaaccACAATGGAGACAATAACAACAACGGCGGAGGTAGAAatgacggcggcggcggcggcgattgGTGGGAtgatttcttcaattttgacGAGAAGCATCTCTTTCTGCTCCCTTTTTCTTGTATGTTCACAAATGAAAATAATACTTTTGCGTCTGTCACTTCGTGTAAGCCGCTTCTCCTATTACTCGTTTCAGTCTCGTCTTCCGTCACCTGCGGCTTGCTATTAGCTTCATTAGTACAGGCGAAGACTAATGGCGAAGAGAATGATACAGAGACTTTGTATGAAATTCGAGGAGGAAAGCGGGTTGAGCTCGTAGCAGATCACTTCAAAGATGAATTTATTGTTCCGAGAACAGTGTGTTTTTGGTCGCCACGGGGCTCCGATTCAAAACCGTCCTCTTTCAGGGACTTTACCGTTGATTTGTGGATGCAATGTAGGAACTTAGCCATGAGTTTGATGTTGCCAGAGGGGTTTCCCGAGAGTGTTACTAGTGATTACTTGGAATACTCTCTTTGGAGAGCTGTTCAAGGTGTTGCCGCCCAAATTAGCGGCGTTCTGGCCACTCAG GCTTTGCTTTATGCTGTTGGATTGGGGAAAGGGGCCATTCCTACTGCTGCGGCTGTGAATTGGGTGCTCAAGGATGGAATTGGATATCTTAGCAAGATTCTGTTGTCAAACTATGGCAGACATTTTGATGTCCATCCAAAAGGTTGGAGGCTGTTTGCTGACCTCTTGGAGAATGCTGCTTATGGACTGGAGATACTGACTCCAGCATTTCCCCATCTGTTTGTACATATTGGTGCGGTTGCTGGAGCAGGGAGATCAGCTGCTGCATTAATACAG GCTGCTACGAGGAGTTGTTTTTATGCTGGCTTTGCTGCTCAAAGGAATTTTGCTGAG GTAATTGCTAAGGGTGAAGCACAGGGTATGGTGAGCAAGGGCATTGGAATTATGCTCGGAATAGCACTTGCTAACTACACAAGTTCTTCTACACCCCTTGCTCTTGCTTCTTTTGGCGTGATAACTTGGATTCACATGTTCTGTAATCTGAAGTCATATCAGTCCATTCAGCTAAGGACTTTAAATCCTTACCGCGCAA GTTTACTTTTTAGTGAATACCTGCTTAGTGGCTTAGTTCCTTCTGTTAAGGAGGTGAACAATGCGGAGCCACTTTTTCCTGTCTTTCCGGCTTTATGTTTGAAGCCAGCATATGAG GCACAAGCAGAGGATCTTTCCCGAGAAGCCAAGAATGCAGCTGCTCATATTGTGGATAGGTTACAACTGGGTTCTAGACTATCTGACATTGTTAAAAGTAGGGAAGATGCGCTTGCACTGCTTGACCTCTACAAAAATGAAGGTTATATACTCGCAGAACATGAAGGCAGATTCTGT GTTGTACTCAAAGAGAACTCCTCACCACAAGACATGCTGAAGTCGATGTTTCATGTTAACTATCTCTACTGGTTGGAGAAAAATGCGGGAATTCTATCAAGTGGTGTGTGCAGTGATTGTAGACCGGAGGGGAGACTCCAAATGTCTTTAGAATATGTTGAGAGGGAATTCTGCCACGTCAAGAATGATAGTGAAATAGTAGGTTGGATGGCTGATAGTCTCATTGCAAGGCCTTTACCGAATAGAATCCGTCCGGGTTATCCAATTGCTTCTCCTGTCATGGCCGGCTGA